From Curtobacterium sp. MCBA15_012:
GGGCTCGGGGTGCTCGGCTGGCCGGCGGGCACCGGCCCGGTGACGGCTACTCCTTGACGAGCACGACCTCGTCGAGGGGCAGGCGCGTGCGCGGGGCGGTCTCGCGCTCGGCGGCCTTCTCGTCGAGCTGCGACGGGTCCGCGACGGTGCCGATCGCCGTGACCGTGTACGGCAGGAACCGCTCGGGCAGGTCGAACGCGGCGCGGAGGCCCTCGGCGTCGATGCCGGCCATCTGGTGCACGTGCAGGCCCTCGGCGTGCGCCTGCACGGTGAGGGCGGCGAGCGACTGGCCGAGGTCGTACTGCGCGAACGGACGTGCCTCGCCGTCCTCGGTCGTGGTCTCGAGGATGCCGACCACGAGTGCGCTGGCGCGGAACGCCCAGGCGGCGTTGAAGCCGAGCAGGTTCTCGTTGATCTTGCGGAAGGTCTCGGTGCCCCGGCGGCCGGCGACGAAGCGGCGCGGCTGGTGGTTCATCGCGGAGGCGGCCCAGCGTGCGGCCTCGAGCACCGCGTCGAACTGCGCGTCCGAGATGGTCGCGGTCTCGTCGTAGGAACGGGGGCTCCAGCGTTCCTCGAGCAGCGGCACGAGCGGCTGGCTGGAGTCGGTCGAGCGGGAGAGCGTGGCAGGCGTCGCGGTCATGCTCCGTCGAACCACCGGGGCGGCCCGCGCATTTCCGACCTGTGCGGGCTCACATGGGACCCGCCCCGGCCACGTCCTGTCAGGATGGACCCGATGGGTGGCGTCTTGACCGGGTTCGCGATCATCGGCGCGATCATCGCCGCGGGGTACGTCGTGGGGCGCACCGGCCTGCTCGGACCGCACGCGCAGTTCGTGATGAGCCGACTGGCGTTCTTCGTGCTCATGCCGTGCCTGCTCTTCCACACCATCGCGACCGCGCACATCGAGACGCTGATCTCCCCGATGCTGTGGGTGTCGCTCGTGAGCGCCGTGACCGTGGCCATCGTCGCCGTGGTGCTGTTCCGGGTGGTGCTGCGCCGCTCGGTCGCGACGACGACGGTCGGTGCGCTGGCCTCCGGCTACGTGAACGCGAACAACATCGGGCTGCCGGTCGCCGTGTACGTGCTCGGGCAGGCCACGGCCGTGGTGCCGGTGATCCTGCTGCAGCTCGTGCTGCTCGCGCCCCTGGCCCTCACCGTGCTCGACGCCGCCACCGCCTCCGGCGGCGGGTGGCGCAGCCGGGTCGCCGGGCCGTTCCGCAACCCGATCATCATCGCCTCGCTCGTCGGGCTGCTGTGCTCGGCGTTCCGCGTCGAGCTGCCGGCGCCCGTGCTCGAGCCGTTCTCGCTCGTGGGCGCGGCGGCGGTGCCCGTCGTCCTGCTGTCCTTCGGCATGAGCCTGCACGGTGCGGCACCCCTGCGCGACCCCGCGATCCGGGCCGACGTGCTGGTCGCCTCCGGGCTGAAGCTCGTGGTGATGCCCGCGGTGGCCTTCGTGGTCGCCCGGTTCGTGTTCGGGCTCGACGACCAGGACGTGTTCGTGCTCACGACGCTCGGGGCGCTGCCCGCGGCGCAGAACGTGTTCAACTACGCGCAGCGGTACCGGGCGGCGGTCCCGGTGGCGCGGGACGTCGTGCTGCTCACGACGGTCGGGGCGGTGCCGGTGCTCGTCGTCGTCGCGGCGCTGCTGCACCCGTAGGCGGGCCGGGGCGCGCCGGGCGCGGGCCCGGCTGGCGCGGGCCCGCGTCGGCGGCTGGCGGGCGCGCCGCACAACGGAAGGCACGTCGCGCCACGGAGTTCCGTGGTGCGACGTGCCCCGCGTTGTGCGGGGGCGCGTCGCGCCGCCGGTCGCCGGGCGCGACGGGCGCGGGGCGCGACGGGCGCGCGGGGCGCGGCGGGCGCGCCGGGCCCGCCGAGCGCGGCGGCCGACGGCGGCCGGCGTCAGAAGATCATCGGGCGGTCGTCGTCGAGCGCGGTCTCGAGGTCGAGGTCCACGACCACCGGCACGTGGTCGCTCGGGGCGTCGCCCTTGCGCTCGTCGCGGTGGATCGACGCGTCCGTCACGACGTCGGCGAACGCCTCCGACCCCATCACGAAGTCGATGCGCATGCCCTCGTTGCGGGGGAAGCGCAGGGACTTGTAGTCCCAGTACGTGTAGCCCTCGGGCACGATGGGCCGGACGACGTCCTGCAGGCCGCGCTCCTCGAAGGCACGGAACGCGGCACGCTCCGGCTCGCTCACGTGCGTGGCGCCCTCGAACACGCGCACGTCCCACACGTCACGGTCGAACGGAGCGACGTTCCAGTCGCCCATCAGCGCGAGCTTCAGCGACGGGTCCGCCGTGAGCCACTCGGTCGTGCGGTCGGCCAGCCGGGCGAGCCAGTCGAGCTTGTACGTGTAGTGCGGGTCGCCGAGCTCCCGGCCGTTCGGCACGTAGAGGCTCCAGAGCCGGACGTCCTCGACCGTGACACCGATCGCGCGGGCCTCGACGGGGAGGTCTGGCCCCTCGTGGCCCTTGAGGAAGCCGGGCTGGCCGGGGAAGTCGCGGGTGACGTCCTCCATCGGCAGACGGCTCGCGAAGGCCACGCCGTTCCACTGGTTCAGGCCGTGCGCCTCGACCTGGTACCCGGCCGCCTCGAACGCCTCGACCGGGAACTGCTCCGGCTTGCACTTGATCTCCTGCATGCCGAGGACGTCGACGTCCTCGCGGACCAGCCAGTCGACGATCCTGCCCACTCGGGTGCGGACGGAGTTGACGTTCCAGGTCGCGACGCGCATGGGATCGAACCTACCGGTGCCGACGTGACGGCAGCCGAGCCGGCGAGCTGCTGGCTAGAAGCGGACGCCCCGTGCCGCCATGAACGGCGCCGGGTCGGTCGTGGCGCCGCCGATGTGGACCTCGTAGTGCAGGTGGCACCCCGTGGAGTTGCCCGTCGAGCCGACGAGGGCGATGAGCTGCCCGGCCGAGACCTGCTGGCCCTTCGCGACGCGGAACCCGCCGTCGACGATGTGCCCGTAGGCGGTCTGGAGGCCGCCACCGTGGTTGATGCGGACGTAGTTGCCGTACCCGCCGTACCGACCGACGTAGTCGACCGTGCCGGCCGACGCCGCGACGATCGCCGTCGAGCAGCCGCTCGTCAGGTCGAGGCCGTCGTGCTTCGTGACGTTGCCGGTGATCGGGTGCACCCGGTAGCCGTACGGGCTGATGACGTAGCCGCCGGCCGGGCGGACCCAGCCGTTGCCGGACCCGGAGCCCACGGCACCGCCGCCACCGCCGGTGGACGGAGCCGGGGCGCCGCCCCCACCGCCGGGGCGGTTCGCGGCCGCCGCTGCCTGCTGCTCGAGCACGCGCTGTCGTGCCGCCGCGGCTTCGCGCGCCGCCTGCTCGGCGGCCGCCTTGCGCTCGGCCTCGCCCTTGGCGAACTCCTCTTCGGTCCGCACCCGGCCGGAGACCAGCGTCGCGAGCTGCGCGTCGAGCCGGGCCTTGTTGTCCTGCTGCTCGGTGTAGGCGGTCTGCACCCGGTCCGCCGCGGCCTGGGCAGCCTGCATGCGCCGTTCGGCCTCGGCCGCGAGCTCGTCGAGTGCCGCGGAGGCACGGTCGGCCTGGGCCGTCAGGGAACGGGCGACCGCTGCGTCGGCGGTGGCCGCTGCCTCGACCCGGTCGGCCTGCTCGGAGAGCTTGCTCAGCGCGCCGAGGTCGTACAGCAGGTCGCGGGTGCTCTCGCCCTCGGCCAGGACCGACGCCGTGACGTCGGCACCGCCGTGGCGTGCCATCTGCGCGGCGAACTGGCCGGCCTGGGCAGCGCTCTGCTCGGCGGTCTTCGTGTGCTCGTCGGCGTCGGCGCGGAGCTTCTGTTCCTTGGCGGCGGCTTCCTGCGCCTTGCTCTGGGCGTCGTAGAAGTCGTCACCGAGGCGCTCGGCCTCGGCCTCGGCCGCGGCGACCTCGGACTCGAGGCCGGACAGGATCCCCTGGATCTGGGTGATCTGCTCCTGCTTCTGGCTCTCCTGGCCGCGGGCCGCGAGGACGTCGGCCCACGAGGGGTACGTCGCGGCGCTGGCGTTCGGCGCGTCCAGCACCACCGACGCGAACAGACCGGTCAGGGCCAGGGCGGTGGCGGCGAGACGGATGCGCACGGTGGAACGCGGGGAGCGGTGGCTTGTGGGACGAGTCACGGAGTCGAGCCTATACATCCGTTCAGGCATCCCGCGGCGGTGGCGCGCCGCTGTGGACAACTCCGTGCGGTGTCAGAACCCGCGATCGCGCCGGATCCGGTCGGCGCTGCCCACCACGTCGCGCTGCAGGACGGCCGCACCGGCGGTGCCCGCGTAGTCGTAGACGTCGAACCCGTCGCAGTGCGTGATCGCCGCCGGACGGCCGAGCGAGTCCTCGACGGCCGTGGTCCAGACGTCGTTCGCCCCGATCACCACGAAGGTCGGCCGGGCGTCCCGGTAGGCCCCGAGGTCGACCAGCCACGGGTACGTCTCGAAGGTGTCGCGGACCTGCAGGAGCTCGACGTCCGACGAGGCGTACGCGGCGAGCGGGCGCACCGTCCAGAACTGTCCGACCCCGGTCACCCGTCGGCCGTCGGCCCACCGGTCGAGGCAGGCCGCGGGTGCGTACCGCGCGTGGGCCACGGCGGACAGCGTCCCGGGTGCGGTCGCGATCCCGGCGACCAGGACGACCGCGCCCGCGACCGCGAGGGCGGTCCGCACCCCGCGACGCGGCTGGTGCACCCGGGTCGACCGGACCGCCGAGCGGGTGAGCTCGGCGACCGCCACGAGGGCGAGCAGCGGCGCGGTGACGACGGGCTCGAGGTACCGCGGCGTCGACGACCCGGCGACGACCACGCCGACCGACACCGCGACGACGGTCACGAGCGGCAGCGCGGTCGCGACGAGGACGGTCCGGCTCGTGCGTGCCCGCCACGCCCAGACGGTGCCGCCCGCGGCGAGCAGCACCCCGACGAACAGCAGCAGCAGCCCGGCGTCCCCGGAGGCCGACCCGGCGCGGTCGTCGGTCAGCGCCGCGAAGAACGACACCGTCGTGCCCGCCCGGTCGGGGTGCACGTAGGTCGACGGGTCGAGCGACACGAACGGCCGGAGCGGCACCCGGAGCAGGTACCCGACGACCGCGCCGACGGCCAGGGCGGCGGCGACGCCGACCACCGGACGCCAGGGGAGTCTCCGGGCGAGCGCGAGGAGGACCAGGGTCACGACGACCGGACCGGCCGACCACGGCACGTACAGCGGGTTCGACGCGGTGGTGCACGCCGCGAGCAGGACGAGGACCACGAGCACCGTCGTCGACGCGCGCCCGGTCCGGACCGCCCGGAGCACGAGCACCGCGGTGCCGAGCATCGCCAGCAGGGCCCCGTAGTAGTACGTGGTCGTGAGCAGCAGCGAGGCCAGCTCGAGCGAGTTCGCGGTGGCCGACGACTCGGTGAGCACGAGCAGCGTCACGAACCCGAGCGCCACCGCCGAGACCGCGATCCGCGCCGACCGATGGGCCGCCGGCATGAGCTCGTTCGCCGCCGCGCGCACGAGGGCGTACACGGCGAGCAGGACGAGGACGCCGTTCAGGGCCAGCGCCTGCTGCGGCGTCGCCGTGACGAGGGAGCAGAGCAGGTAGACCGGCAGCTCGGGGAAGAAGAACAGCGCCGGGGACATCGCCCACTCGAACGGCTGCCCGAGGCGGATCGACCGCTCGACGAGCGGCAGCAGGACGGAGTCGCCGTCGTACCAGAGCAGGGCGACCCGCTCGGTGGCCACGAGGTGGCGCAGGGCGATGACGGACAGGGCCAGCGCGACCAGCGCGCCCAGTGCCTCCCGGCCGACCGTCGACCAGACCGGGCGGGACGGCCGGCGGACCGGTGGCGCCGCCAGCGCACCCGGCGCCGGGGACGGCGTCCCGTCGCTGGTTCCGGGCGCGACGTGGGGCATGCTGCGGAGCGTACCGAGGGTGCCGGGGCGCCACCTGCGGGCGCGGGGAGCGGCCGACGGGCGCGATCCGGGGGTGACCGACTACCCTTGTGGGCTGTGACCGACGCGCGCGAACAGCTGATCCAGCACATCTCGGACGATGCCGTGTTCCACGGCGACTTCACGCTGACCAGCGGGAAGCAGGCCTCGTACTACATCGACCTCCGCAAGGTGAGCCTCGACCACCGCGTCGCACCGCTCATCGGCCAGGTCATGACGGACCTGCTGCAGCAGGTCCCCGACGTCGACGCGGTCGGTGGGCTCACCATGGGCGCCGACCCGATCGCGAGCGCGGTGCTGCACCAGGCCGCCGCCCGCGGACTGTCCTACGACGCGTTCGTCGTCCGCAAGGAGCCGAAGGACCACGGTCGCGGCCGCCAGGTCGAGGGCCCGGACGTGCGCGGCAAGCGCGTCGTCGTGCTCGAGGACACCTCGACCACCGGTGGGTCGCCGCTCAAGGCCGCCGAGGCGCTCGAGCGCGAGGGCGCGGTCATCGCCGCGGTCGCGGTCGTCGTCGACCGGGACACCGGGGCGAAGGAGCGGATCGAGGCTGCGGGGTACCCGTACTTCGCGGCGATCGGGTTGGCCGACCTGGGGCTGAGCGCGTGACCGGGGAGCGTCCGGACGACGCGCGCGAGCCCGACGGTACGGCCGGCCCGGTAGACGGGGCGGACGGACGGGAGGCCCGCCCCGCGCCCGCCTCGGACGCTCCGTTCACGGGTCTCCGCAGTGCCGCCGACATCTTCGGAGCGCCGCGGACGGCCGACGAGTGGCCCTCGCGCCGCGAGCGGCGCGAGGCCGAGCGCGCGGCCCGCGAGACCGGGGCGCCGCTGCCGGAGCCGTTCGCGGCCGACGCCGCTTCCGGTGCCGGTGCTGGCACCGCTGACGCTGCGCCTGCTGAGCCTGCTGAGCCTGCTGCGCCTGCTGAGCCTGCTGCGCCTGCTGCGCCTGCCGCAGGTGCCGCCCGCGCGGGTGCCGAGCCGCTGGACGCCGGCGCGACGCAGGCGATCCCCATGGGTGCCGAGCTCCGCGAACCCTCGGTGAACCCGCAGGCGAGCATCGAGCACGAGCGCGCGACGCTCAGCGACCGGATCCCGCCGGCAGCGCCCGTCCCGCCGACCGGGGGCGCACAGCACCCGTCGTCGATCGCCCTGCCGACCGCGATGACGCACCGCGACCAGCGCGCCGCCGACAACCGGGCCGTCGAGGACGAGCGACGCCGCGCCGACCCGTTCGGCCAGGGCCGCACCGACGTCGACTGGCTCGGCCGGGCCACCGGCCCCGGACCCACGGCCGCCGCCGCCCCGCCGACCCCGACCGGGCCGGTCGCACAGCCGCTCGGCGTGCACGGCGTGCTGCCCTCCGGACCCGAGGTCCTGCCGTCCGCCCAGGAGCCGCCGAGCTTCACCGAGCTGCTGCGCCTGCAGGGTGCCGACGACGGCAGCGGAGCCGCCGGGGCCGCCGGGGCCGCCGCTGCGGAGCGTCCGTTCGACTGGGCGATCCGCGACGACGAGACCGGCGAGGTCCCCGCGACGCTCACCACCGACTCGTTCGACACCACGGCGTTCGGCGCCGGGTCCTGGTCGCTCGCCGACGAGTCCGACGACGACGTCGTCTCGGGCGAGGTCGACACCCCTCCCGGTGGGTTCCCGCTCGGACCGGTCACACCAGCCTCGGCAGCGGCACCAGCGGCAGCGGCACCGGGCAGCGACGAGTCGACCGCCGCCGAGCCGTCCTTCCCCGCGCCCGTCGCCGACGAGCCGCACGTTGTCGACCGCGGCGACGAACGCTGGCCCGCGGACGAGCCCGACGACGATCACGACGATCAGCGGCCCGGAGCCGACGCGCGCACGACGGTCCTGCCGGCCGCGCCGCCCGTGCCTGCCGCCGCCGAGCCCGCCGCACCCGTCCCGCCGCTCGTCGAGCCCGAGCCGGCGCCCCGGCCAGCCGCCACCCCGGCCGACCACCTGCCGTGGGCCGCCGACCCCGACCAGCGCGCCGCCGGGGAACCCGACCAGGTCCCTGTCGAGGAGCCCGACCGGCTCCCGGCGACGGCGCCCGACGACCTCGACCAGTCCGAGTGGGACGGCCGCGAGACGAGCGACACCGGCGTCATCAAGGACCTGTTCGGCACCGAGGCCGTGCAGCAGCTCGACGAGACCGGGTACGACCCCGAGGCGACCGGCACGCGGATGATGCCCGCCGTCGTCCGGCCCGACGAGCAGCAGGACCGTCGCGCCGTCCCCGCCGAACAGCCCTCCGTCGGTCCCGCGTCCGGTGCCGGAGCGCCGGGCTCCGCCGCGTCCGCGCGCGGGAACGGGTCGACCCCGTCCGCACGGGCGGACGACGGCGACCGCGACAACTTCATCAACGAGGGCGTCGCCCGGCTCCGGAGCGAGGGCAAGCGCGGCAAGCAGCTCCTCATCGGCGGCTCGATCGTGCTCATCGTCCTGCTGCTCGTCGCGGTCTTCGCCCTGACCCGGTGGATCCTCGGCGGCTCGATCGAGGAGCAGCGGCCCGCGGCGACCTCGAGCGCTGCCGCGTCGGCGCCCGCGACACCGGTGACGACGCCCGAGGCCGCCGCGGACAGCACGCCCGCCGCGCAGCCCGCGGCGACGCTCCGGTTCGCCACCACGCAGGCCCAGCCCGGCGTCCACACCTGGACCGACCTGGCCGGCGGCGAGTGCCTGACGCCGTACACGAACGCCTGGGCGGACTCGTACACGGTGGTCGACTGCTCGACGCCGCACACCGCCCAGCTGACCGCGCGCGTGCAGGTCGAGGCGAGCCAGTGGCCCGGGCCGGACGCCCTCGCGGCACAGGCGGCGAAGACCTGCCAGACGGCGCAGGCGATCGACACCGCGGCGGCCGCGAAGGTCGGTGACGTGCAGGTCCAGGGTGCCTACGCTCCCGACCAGACCACGTGGGACCAGGGCAACACGTTCATCTCGTGCTTCGCGACGCGGTCCTCCGGGGACATGCTGACCGGCTCGCTGGCGCCCTCCGGCAAGTAGGAGCACCGCCCCGGGTCGGAGACCTCCGACCCGGGGCGACACTCGGGGCTTCACGCCTGCGCGGGCACCGCCGCCGACGCGTCGTCGAGCGCCTGCACCTCGTCGGCGGTGAGCTCGAGCTCCGCCGAGGCGAGCAGCGCCGGCAGCTGCTCGGTGTTCCGCGCGCTCGCGATCGGCGCGACGACGTCCGGCCGGCCCTGCA
This genomic window contains:
- a CDS encoding nitroreductase family protein; its protein translation is MTATPATLSRSTDSSQPLVPLLEERWSPRSYDETATISDAQFDAVLEAARWAASAMNHQPRRFVAGRRGTETFRKINENLLGFNAAWAFRASALVVGILETTTEDGEARPFAQYDLGQSLAALTVQAHAEGLHVHQMAGIDAEGLRAAFDLPERFLPYTVTAIGTVADPSQLDEKAAERETAPRTRLPLDEVVLVKE
- a CDS encoding AEC family transporter — protein: MGGVLTGFAIIGAIIAAGYVVGRTGLLGPHAQFVMSRLAFFVLMPCLLFHTIATAHIETLISPMLWVSLVSAVTVAIVAVVLFRVVLRRSVATTTVGALASGYVNANNIGLPVAVYVLGQATAVVPVILLQLVLLAPLALTVLDAATASGGGWRSRVAGPFRNPIIIASLVGLLCSAFRVELPAPVLEPFSLVGAAAVPVVLLSFGMSLHGAAPLRDPAIRADVLVASGLKLVVMPAVAFVVARFVFGLDDQDVFVLTTLGALPAAQNVFNYAQRYRAAVPVARDVVLLTTVGAVPVLVVVAALLHP
- a CDS encoding exodeoxyribonuclease III; this encodes MRVATWNVNSVRTRVGRIVDWLVREDVDVLGMQEIKCKPEQFPVEAFEAAGYQVEAHGLNQWNGVAFASRLPMEDVTRDFPGQPGFLKGHEGPDLPVEARAIGVTVEDVRLWSLYVPNGRELGDPHYTYKLDWLARLADRTTEWLTADPSLKLALMGDWNVAPFDRDVWDVRVFEGATHVSEPERAAFRAFEERGLQDVVRPIVPEGYTYWDYKSLRFPRNEGMRIDFVMGSEAFADVVTDASIHRDERKGDAPSDHVPVVVDLDLETALDDDRPMIF
- a CDS encoding M23 family metallopeptidase, whose product is MTRPTSHRSPRSTVRIRLAATALALTGLFASVVLDAPNASAATYPSWADVLAARGQESQKQEQITQIQGILSGLESEVAAAEAEAERLGDDFYDAQSKAQEAAAKEQKLRADADEHTKTAEQSAAQAGQFAAQMARHGGADVTASVLAEGESTRDLLYDLGALSKLSEQADRVEAAATADAAVARSLTAQADRASAALDELAAEAERRMQAAQAAADRVQTAYTEQQDNKARLDAQLATLVSGRVRTEEEFAKGEAERKAAAEQAAREAAAARQRVLEQQAAAAANRPGGGGGAPAPSTGGGGGAVGSGSGNGWVRPAGGYVISPYGYRVHPITGNVTKHDGLDLTSGCSTAIVAASAGTVDYVGRYGGYGNYVRINHGGGLQTAYGHIVDGGFRVAKGQQVSAGQLIALVGSTGNSTGCHLHYEVHIGGATTDPAPFMAARGVRF
- the pyrE gene encoding orotate phosphoribosyltransferase — its product is MTDAREQLIQHISDDAVFHGDFTLTSGKQASYYIDLRKVSLDHRVAPLIGQVMTDLLQQVPDVDAVGGLTMGADPIASAVLHQAAARGLSYDAFVVRKEPKDHGRGRQVEGPDVRGKRVVVLEDTSTTGGSPLKAAEALEREGAVIAAVAVVVDRDTGAKERIEAAGYPYFAAIGLADLGLSA